One part of the Mariniblastus fucicola genome encodes these proteins:
- a CDS encoding outer membrane protein assembly factor BamB family protein, with amino-acid sequence MKLKHDRIPVYVLACVLSIAGTVSADDWTGFLGPGAASVAADAVLPKVIDDESNVSWKIPLPAKGASSPIIVGDNVIVTCSGGQGDKQNELMVVCVDKNSGAKKWEQKFWATGRCFCHPLSANAAPTPATDGERIFAFYSSNDIACLDLDGNLLWYRGLAADRPKAGNDVGMSSSPVVVDDVVVCQVENAGDSFATGLDAKTGETVWSQDRGKTAVWATPLVIKTRDGKNLVLVQSADKIDVLDPKTGEVKFQQEGDVSTISSACIVGDTVITPMDGTTAFQVSSDGSIEPKWSQGQIKAGSPSYQVTENSIFTCNSRGILRVWDRESGDKKKEARIDGSYWATPIIADGHMYCFGDDGTFRLVNLHMGDDQKPEVVQQHKFLAPAKDGADTKGEVFLGSPAISGNAMFVRSNNFLWKFAAE; translated from the coding sequence ATGAAACTCAAACACGACCGAATTCCTGTTTACGTCCTCGCTTGCGTGCTTTCGATTGCCGGAACGGTTTCAGCCGACGACTGGACAGGCTTTCTCGGGCCCGGTGCAGCGAGCGTCGCAGCCGATGCGGTTTTGCCCAAAGTCATTGACGATGAGTCAAACGTTTCCTGGAAAATCCCACTGCCTGCCAAAGGCGCGTCGAGCCCGATCATTGTTGGCGACAACGTGATCGTGACCTGCTCCGGTGGCCAAGGAGACAAGCAAAATGAGCTGATGGTTGTTTGCGTCGACAAAAATTCCGGCGCTAAAAAATGGGAACAGAAGTTTTGGGCAACAGGCCGTTGCTTCTGTCATCCGCTTTCCGCCAACGCGGCGCCGACGCCAGCGACCGATGGAGAAAGAATTTTCGCGTTCTATTCCTCGAACGACATTGCCTGCCTGGACCTGGACGGCAACTTGCTCTGGTATCGCGGGTTGGCTGCCGATCGCCCGAAAGCCGGCAACGACGTTGGCATGTCTTCTTCGCCGGTCGTCGTCGATGACGTCGTGGTCTGTCAGGTTGAGAACGCCGGAGATTCCTTTGCGACAGGACTCGACGCGAAAACCGGAGAAACAGTCTGGTCGCAAGACCGCGGCAAGACTGCGGTTTGGGCCACGCCATTGGTCATCAAAACTCGCGATGGAAAGAATCTGGTGCTGGTTCAGTCAGCAGACAAAATCGACGTGCTGGATCCGAAAACCGGCGAGGTCAAATTTCAACAGGAAGGCGACGTCAGCACTATTTCCAGTGCTTGTATCGTTGGCGACACGGTGATCACGCCGATGGATGGCACGACGGCGTTTCAGGTTTCGAGCGATGGTTCGATCGAACCCAAGTGGTCGCAAGGTCAGATCAAGGCCGGCAGTCCCAGCTATCAGGTGACCGAAAACTCGATCTTCACATGCAACTCGCGGGGAATTCTCAGAGTCTGGGATCGTGAGTCAGGCGACAAAAAGAAGGAAGCCCGAATCGACGGAAGCTACTGGGCGACACCAATCATCGCTGACGGTCACATGTATTGCTTCGGCGACGATGGAACGTTCCGCCTGGTAAATCTGCACATGGGCGACGATCAGAAACCCGAAGTCGTTCAACAGCACAAGTTCCTCGCTCCTGCCAAAGACGGGGCTGACACAAAAGGAGAAGTCTTTCTGGGTTCGCCAGCGATTTCGGGAAATGCAATGTTTGTACGAAGCAATAATTTTCTTTGGAAGTTCGCCGCAGAATAA
- a CDS encoding App1 family protein: MESANSSALNRVIDNVDDFIDARWRWVRKRLGWEGVPAIQPYVGYANDDRVWFHGRVLTNVPRNTPSIEDGWFENVVAMYQRLESDEVVGVTVEIDFAGKRHRVVTDEEGYFHLETSNTPDLRGKLPWQMISMRIVDSNLVTAEESTTVSRLLTPPESAQVGLISDIDDTIIHTGAANMLEMLRSTFFHNARSRKPLAGVASLYRAIASGVDHDADSQNNPVFYVSSSPWNLHDMLEDFVELNDIPDGPVLLRDLGFDQNKFLAEGHSHKLDKAKSILATWPKMPFILFGDSGQEDSVIYAELAKLYPEQVVAIFIRDVDPTSESTRDKNVATAIESIRDQKIPFHLIKDSTEAAAVLNQLGYVSSGWLPTIKSDTERDIKAES, translated from the coding sequence ATGGAATCAGCTAACTCAAGTGCACTCAATCGCGTAATTGACAACGTCGACGATTTTATCGACGCGAGATGGAGATGGGTTCGAAAACGGCTTGGCTGGGAGGGCGTGCCAGCTATCCAGCCCTACGTTGGCTATGCGAACGACGATCGAGTCTGGTTTCATGGACGCGTGCTGACCAACGTTCCGAGAAATACGCCTTCGATTGAGGATGGCTGGTTCGAGAATGTCGTTGCGATGTATCAACGGCTCGAAAGCGATGAAGTGGTTGGCGTGACAGTGGAGATCGACTTTGCAGGCAAGCGACATCGAGTCGTGACCGACGAAGAAGGCTACTTTCACCTTGAGACTTCCAACACTCCCGATTTGCGAGGGAAGCTTCCGTGGCAAATGATTTCGATGCGAATTGTTGATTCGAATCTGGTGACTGCCGAAGAATCAACAACCGTTTCTCGATTGTTGACACCGCCGGAATCTGCACAGGTTGGACTGATCAGCGACATCGACGACACGATCATTCATACTGGCGCGGCGAACATGCTGGAAATGCTACGATCAACTTTCTTTCATAACGCTCGATCTCGAAAACCTTTGGCCGGGGTCGCTTCACTGTATCGCGCCATTGCATCGGGAGTCGACCATGACGCGGACAGCCAGAACAATCCTGTGTTCTACGTTTCCAGCTCTCCCTGGAATCTACACGACATGCTGGAGGATTTCGTTGAACTGAATGATATTCCCGACGGTCCAGTTCTATTGCGCGATCTCGGCTTTGATCAGAACAAGTTTCTGGCTGAAGGACACAGCCATAAGCTGGACAAAGCGAAATCGATCCTGGCAACGTGGCCGAAAATGCCTTTCATTCTGTTCGGCGATTCAGGACAGGAGGACTCAGTAATCTATGCTGAACTCGCGAAGCTGTATCCCGAGCAGGTCGTGGCGATCTTCATCCGCGATGTCGATCCGACCAGCGAGTCAACCCGTGATAAAAACGTTGCGACTGCCATCGAGTCAATTCGGGATCAGAAAATTCCTTTCCATCTCATCAAAGACAGCACCGAGGCGGCTGCAGTTTTGAATCAGCTTGGCTACGTCTCATCGGGATGGCTCCCAACGATCAAGAGCGACACCGAACGCGACATCAAGGCGGAAAGCTAA
- a CDS encoding acetate/propionate family kinase codes for MSILVLNAGSSTLKFSLFNGDADEVLCRGMVDWQGRKNVATLKLELASPSEDLVEHAELPNYGDAVSWICRSLDEHGFRDPIRAVGHRVVHGGTEFGEPVVIDESVNIRLQKISKLAPLHHPPVLATFQATRRELRDAKQVAVFDTTFFANLPRKSIVYPVPYDWFERYGVRRFGFHGISHSYCAKRAEQLMDRVGDPKFRLIVCHLGSGASATAIVGGQPINTTMGFTPLEGLMMGTRSGSIDPGILIHLLQEHGYDAAGLQEKLNRHSGLLGVSGVSSDFRTIEKAAANPQINGNGRAALAIEMFADRIRSTIGSFSVSMGGVDGIVFTAGIGENSSTLRAQVCKGLECLGLELDSTQNDNAVPDCDIATRDSQARILVIRTQEEQMVAQETLRVLDQSRSTIRT; via the coding sequence ATGAGTATTCTGGTATTGAACGCGGGCTCGAGCACGCTGAAGTTCTCGCTTTTTAATGGCGACGCTGACGAAGTCCTTTGCCGCGGAATGGTGGACTGGCAAGGTCGCAAGAACGTGGCGACATTGAAGCTTGAATTGGCTTCGCCAAGCGAAGACTTGGTAGAGCATGCTGAACTGCCAAACTACGGCGATGCAGTCAGCTGGATCTGCCGTTCGCTGGATGAACATGGCTTTCGCGATCCGATCCGCGCCGTTGGGCATCGAGTCGTTCACGGAGGCACCGAGTTTGGCGAGCCTGTTGTGATCGATGAATCAGTCAACATACGCCTGCAGAAGATTTCCAAATTGGCGCCGCTGCATCACCCGCCTGTTCTGGCAACGTTTCAAGCAACCCGTCGTGAGCTGAGGGATGCGAAGCAGGTCGCCGTTTTTGACACGACTTTTTTCGCGAACTTGCCCCGGAAATCGATCGTCTATCCGGTGCCATACGACTGGTTCGAGCGATACGGCGTCCGCCGGTTCGGGTTCCATGGTATCAGCCATTCCTATTGTGCAAAGCGGGCGGAACAATTGATGGATCGAGTTGGCGATCCGAAATTTCGATTGATCGTTTGCCATTTGGGCAGTGGAGCTTCGGCGACCGCAATCGTTGGCGGGCAGCCGATCAACACGACGATGGGTTTCACACCGCTGGAAGGTTTGATGATGGGAACGCGCAGCGGTTCGATCGACCCTGGCATTCTGATTCATCTGCTGCAGGAACACGGCTACGATGCTGCGGGACTGCAGGAGAAATTGAATCGACATTCCGGGTTGCTTGGCGTTTCCGGTGTCTCATCGGATTTTCGTACGATTGAGAAAGCCGCCGCCAATCCGCAGATTAATGGCAATGGAAGAGCTGCGTTGGCGATCGAAATGTTCGCGGACCGAATTCGTTCGACGATCGGAAGTTTCTCCGTTTCCATGGGAGGCGTCGATGGGATCGTCTTTACCGCTGGCATTGGAGAAAACTCATCAACGCTTCGCGCTCAGGTTTGCAAAGGTCTGGAGTGCCTTGGCCTGGAACTGGATTCGACTCAAAACGACAACGCTGTTCCCGACTGCGACATTGCGACTCGCGATTCGCAGGCTCGCATTCTGGTCATCCGAACTCAGGAAGAACAGATGGTGGCTCAGGAAACGCTTCGCGTGTTGGACCAATCACGATCGACGATTCGCACTTAG
- a CDS encoding phosphoketolase family protein yields the protein MSFNTTALTTTPGTEATPLDQDELRRINAYWRAANYLSVGQIYLFDNPLLKEPLDSKHIKPRLLGHWGTTPGLNFLYAHLNRVIKKNDLEMIFITGPGHGGPALVANTYLEGTYTELYPNIEQNLAGIKRLFKQFSFPGGIPSHVAPETPGSIHEGGELGYALSHAYGAAFDNPNLIVACVIGDGEAETGPLATSWHSNKFLNPISDGVVLPILHLNGYKIANPTVLARIDRDELEQLLRGYGHTPYFVEGEDPETMHQQMAETMDLVTEEIRRIKQHAIKNDDTTRPRWPMIVLKTPKGWTCPRNVDGRQVEDSWRSHQVPMGGMHENPDHVALLESWMKSYRPEELFDEQGRLIDEIAELAPRGNFRMGANPHANGGQLLKSLHLPDFRDYAVEVSHPGHVKAEATRVQGKFIRDVMKLNLDSKNFRVFSPDENASNRWGDVFDVTDRAFVGEILPGDDHLSPNGRVMEMLSEHQCQGWLEGYLLTGRHGFFNCYEAFIHIIDSMFNQHAKWLKVCEDIPWRRPIASLNYLLSSHVWRQDHNGFSHQDPGFIDHVVNKKSEIIRVYLPPDANCLLSVTDHCLRSRNDVNVIVAGKQPSQQWLTMDQAIKHCTAGASIWEWASNDRGSEPDVVMACCGDVPTLETLAAVDILRRELPELKIRVVNIVDLMKLQTPSEHPHGLSDKDFDLMFTKDKPIIFAFHGYPWLIHRLAYRRSNHQNLHVRGYKEEGTTTTPFDMVVLNDMDRFHLVTDVIDRVPHLGTQNAYVKQAMRDKLIEHKQYICEYGQDMPEIRDWVWSGGKQQISE from the coding sequence ATGAGCTTCAACACAACTGCGTTGACGACGACTCCAGGAACCGAGGCGACGCCACTGGACCAAGACGAACTGCGTCGCATCAACGCTTACTGGCGGGCGGCAAACTATCTTTCGGTTGGACAGATCTACCTCTTCGACAATCCACTGTTAAAAGAACCGCTCGACAGCAAACACATCAAGCCGCGATTGCTGGGCCATTGGGGCACGACCCCGGGATTGAATTTCCTGTATGCCCACCTGAATCGGGTCATTAAAAAGAATGACCTGGAAATGATTTTCATCACCGGTCCGGGGCACGGCGGACCGGCATTGGTGGCCAACACTTACCTTGAGGGCACGTATACGGAACTCTATCCCAACATCGAACAAAACCTTGCAGGAATCAAACGGCTGTTTAAACAGTTTAGCTTTCCTGGCGGGATTCCCAGCCACGTCGCTCCTGAAACTCCCGGCAGTATCCACGAAGGCGGCGAGCTGGGCTATGCGTTGTCGCACGCTTACGGAGCAGCATTCGACAACCCGAACCTGATCGTGGCTTGCGTCATTGGTGACGGCGAAGCTGAAACCGGCCCCTTGGCAACCAGCTGGCATTCGAACAAGTTCCTCAATCCAATTTCTGACGGCGTCGTCCTGCCGATCCTCCATCTCAACGGATACAAGATCGCGAACCCGACCGTGCTCGCTCGAATCGATCGTGACGAGCTGGAACAACTTTTGCGAGGCTACGGGCATACGCCGTATTTCGTCGAAGGCGAGGATCCAGAAACGATGCACCAGCAGATGGCCGAGACGATGGACTTGGTGACGGAAGAAATTCGCAGGATCAAGCAGCACGCAATTAAAAACGACGACACCACGCGGCCTCGCTGGCCGATGATCGTGTTGAAGACTCCGAAAGGGTGGACTTGCCCTCGCAACGTCGATGGACGTCAAGTCGAAGACAGCTGGCGAAGCCATCAGGTTCCGATGGGCGGAATGCACGAGAATCCGGACCACGTTGCATTACTGGAATCGTGGATGAAAAGCTATCGTCCCGAAGAGCTGTTTGACGAACAAGGCCGACTGATCGACGAGATAGCCGAGCTGGCTCCGCGTGGAAATTTTCGCATGGGAGCCAACCCTCACGCCAACGGCGGACAGCTGCTCAAGAGCCTTCACCTGCCCGATTTTCGTGACTACGCTGTCGAAGTTTCGCATCCCGGACACGTCAAAGCCGAGGCGACTCGCGTGCAAGGCAAATTTATCCGCGATGTGATGAAGCTGAACCTGGATTCAAAGAACTTTCGTGTCTTCAGTCCGGATGAGAATGCGTCGAACCGCTGGGGTGATGTGTTCGATGTGACCGATCGAGCGTTCGTCGGCGAAATCCTTCCCGGAGACGATCATCTTTCGCCCAACGGCCGCGTGATGGAAATGCTTTCAGAGCACCAGTGTCAGGGCTGGCTGGAGGGCTACTTGCTGACCGGTCGGCACGGGTTTTTCAATTGCTACGAAGCATTTATTCACATCATTGATTCGATGTTCAACCAACATGCCAAATGGCTGAAGGTTTGCGAAGACATTCCCTGGCGGCGACCGATTGCGTCGTTGAACTATTTGCTTTCGTCGCACGTTTGGCGGCAAGACCACAACGGGTTCAGCCATCAGGATCCGGGATTCATCGACCACGTGGTCAACAAGAAATCCGAAATCATTCGCGTTTACTTGCCTCCGGATGCAAACTGTCTGCTTTCTGTGACCGACCACTGCCTTCGTAGCCGGAACGATGTCAATGTCATCGTGGCGGGAAAGCAACCTTCGCAACAGTGGCTGACGATGGATCAGGCGATCAAACACTGCACCGCAGGAGCCAGTATTTGGGAATGGGCCAGCAATGATCGCGGTAGCGAACCCGATGTGGTGATGGCGTGCTGTGGAGACGTACCGACTTTGGAGACTTTGGCTGCCGTTGATATTTTGCGTCGTGAGCTCCCCGAGCTAAAAATTCGCGTCGTCAACATCGTGGACCTGATGAAACTGCAAACGCCCAGCGAGCATCCCCATGGACTTTCGGACAAAGACTTTGACTTGATGTTCACGAAGGACAAGCCAATCATTTTCGCGTTTCACGGCTACCCCTGGTTGATCCATCGACTCGCGTATCGCCGCAGCAATCATCAAAACCTTCACGTCCGCGGCTATAAAGAAGAAGGCACGACGACAACGCCGTTCGACATGGTCGTGCTCAATGACATGGATCGTTTCCATTTGGTCACCGATGTGATCGACCGTGTCCCACATCTGGGAACGCAGAACGCGTATGTCAAACAGGCGATGCGTGACAAACTAATTGAGCACAAGCAATACATTTGCGAATACGGCCAGGATATGCCCGAAATTCGCGACTGGGTTTGGTCGGGCGGAAAGCAGCAGATCAGCGAATGA
- a CDS encoding cation-translocating P-type ATPase — MSQLPPNSELSAAYAAPAQQVVDRLGSSVESGLAESSIEQRRTQYGWNELAKAQPEPTWKKLLSQFKELVIWILIVAAILAGAMGEWVDTLAIMAIVVVNGILGFVQEERAGRALAALRAMSSPMAKTRRGGTVHSIPAKELVPGDIIQLDAGDNVPADARLIESFAVSVQEASLTGESVPGSKDAEAVLAEDTPLGDRENSVFMGTVLANGKATAVVTATGMQTELGNIAGMLGAADNEPTPLQRRLAELGRILVVVCLVLVGIIFAIEYARGGELLETLLVAVSLAVAAVPEGLPAVVTIALALGLQRMVKRNALVRKLPSVETLGSVTVICSDKTGTLTRNEMTVRELNVGEGKFKISGAGYLPRGEFQPIDRADTSVDPQDHPDLQQALAVAAHCNSASVVPGKHGKTWQVIGDPTEGALIVMAMKGGFDLDGASRRVVFEIPFDSDRKAMSVIMKQPDDSRIMYTKGAPEVILSKCTQELRNGQIAALTETRRQEIQQQNSDMAGRALRVLALAFRHDPQQVGEQYQESELIYVGSVGMIDPPREEVKSAVAECHGAGVRPVMITGDHPETALAIGRELAIASADCLAVTGADLDRMSKEELEQKVDQIAVYARVSAAHKLRVVNAWKQRGQVVAMTGDGVNDAPAIKAADIGIAMGVTGTDVTKEAADMVLTDDNFTSIVNAVREGRGIFDNIQKFVHYLLSCNAGEVMLMFAAAIIGFPVPLLAIQILWINLVTDGLPALALAMEPPEPDIMKRKPRPPKEPVITVQRGLLIFYHGFLIAAAALFGFWWAYENDPANTDVARSTAFAITAFAQLAYALVCRSHRYTLPELGPFSNPWLFAAFLVSGLLQLAVLTLPFASGVFDVVPLHTMPWIVVAILSLLPATVIELTKIAWHLMGINENTQTGKEKLIPNGNQ; from the coding sequence TTGAGTCAATTGCCACCCAATTCTGAACTGTCTGCTGCCTATGCTGCCCCAGCCCAACAGGTCGTTGATCGGCTTGGGTCGAGCGTCGAATCGGGTTTGGCGGAATCGTCGATTGAGCAGCGACGGACACAATATGGTTGGAACGAACTGGCGAAAGCACAGCCCGAACCTACATGGAAAAAACTCCTTTCCCAGTTTAAGGAACTGGTGATCTGGATTTTGATTGTGGCTGCGATCCTTGCCGGAGCGATGGGCGAGTGGGTCGATACGTTGGCAATCATGGCAATCGTGGTCGTCAATGGAATCCTCGGATTTGTACAGGAAGAACGTGCCGGGCGAGCCCTCGCGGCGCTCCGCGCGATGTCGTCACCGATGGCCAAGACTCGCCGTGGAGGAACAGTTCACAGTATTCCGGCCAAAGAGCTGGTACCGGGCGACATTATTCAACTCGACGCGGGCGACAACGTACCGGCAGACGCGAGGCTGATTGAGTCCTTCGCGGTTTCTGTGCAGGAAGCCTCGCTGACTGGTGAGTCCGTGCCGGGCAGTAAAGACGCGGAAGCGGTTCTGGCTGAAGACACGCCGTTGGGCGACCGGGAGAATTCAGTCTTTATGGGCACCGTTTTGGCGAACGGTAAAGCCACCGCTGTCGTAACGGCAACGGGAATGCAGACAGAATTGGGCAACATCGCAGGGATGTTGGGTGCGGCAGACAATGAGCCGACTCCGCTGCAACGTCGACTGGCGGAACTTGGACGTATCCTCGTGGTGGTTTGCCTGGTTTTGGTCGGCATCATTTTCGCCATCGAGTACGCGCGCGGCGGCGAACTGCTGGAGACTTTGCTGGTCGCTGTCAGCCTTGCTGTTGCGGCCGTTCCCGAAGGATTGCCAGCAGTCGTGACAATCGCTCTGGCGCTCGGGCTGCAGCGAATGGTGAAGCGAAACGCGCTCGTCCGCAAGCTTCCCAGCGTGGAAACACTTGGATCTGTGACAGTGATCTGCTCCGACAAAACCGGAACGTTGACTCGAAACGAAATGACTGTCCGAGAGCTGAACGTGGGCGAAGGCAAGTTCAAAATCAGCGGAGCCGGCTATCTGCCACGTGGCGAATTTCAACCGATTGACCGGGCTGACACGTCCGTTGATCCGCAAGATCATCCGGATTTGCAGCAGGCTCTTGCCGTTGCAGCGCATTGTAACAGTGCGAGCGTGGTGCCGGGAAAACACGGCAAGACTTGGCAAGTCATCGGCGACCCGACGGAAGGTGCTTTGATCGTGATGGCGATGAAAGGCGGATTCGATCTCGATGGTGCGTCGCGCCGAGTTGTATTCGAGATCCCGTTTGACTCCGACCGGAAAGCAATGTCGGTGATCATGAAGCAGCCTGATGACTCGAGAATCATGTACACCAAGGGTGCTCCCGAAGTCATCCTCAGCAAATGCACTCAAGAGCTTCGCAACGGTCAGATTGCAGCGCTCACGGAAACTCGCAGACAGGAGATACAACAGCAAAATTCGGACATGGCCGGCCGTGCCCTTCGCGTATTGGCGCTGGCGTTTCGACACGATCCGCAACAGGTTGGCGAACAATATCAAGAATCCGAACTGATTTACGTCGGTTCGGTTGGCATGATCGATCCGCCACGTGAGGAAGTAAAATCCGCAGTTGCCGAATGCCACGGCGCCGGAGTCCGCCCCGTGATGATCACTGGCGACCATCCGGAAACCGCACTGGCAATTGGACGGGAGTTGGCGATCGCATCTGCAGACTGTTTGGCCGTGACAGGTGCGGACCTGGATAGGATGAGCAAGGAAGAGTTGGAACAAAAAGTTGATCAGATCGCGGTATACGCTCGGGTTTCTGCGGCTCATAAATTACGTGTGGTGAACGCGTGGAAGCAACGTGGACAAGTCGTTGCCATGACCGGCGACGGCGTAAACGATGCTCCTGCGATCAAAGCGGCCGACATCGGCATCGCGATGGGGGTGACTGGCACCGACGTCACCAAAGAAGCCGCAGACATGGTTTTGACCGACGACAATTTTACTTCGATCGTAAACGCTGTCCGGGAAGGCCGCGGGATCTTTGACAACATTCAGAAGTTCGTGCACTACCTGCTTTCGTGCAACGCGGGCGAAGTCATGTTGATGTTTGCGGCCGCGATCATCGGATTTCCAGTGCCGCTGTTGGCAATTCAGATCCTCTGGATCAATCTGGTGACCGACGGCCTGCCGGCATTGGCGCTGGCCATGGAACCGCCGGAACCAGACATCATGAAACGCAAACCACGTCCGCCCAAAGAGCCCGTGATCACGGTTCAACGAGGGCTGCTGATTTTCTATCACGGCTTCCTCATCGCGGCAGCCGCATTGTTCGGATTTTGGTGGGCTTATGAGAACGACCCAGCCAACACGGACGTCGCGAGAAGCACCGCATTCGCGATCACGGCTTTTGCACAACTTGCCTACGCATTGGTCTGTCGCAGTCATCGCTATACATTGCCGGAGCTTGGTCCGTTTTCGAATCCGTGGCTGTTTGCCGCGTTTCTGGTTTCAGGATTGTTGCAGCTGGCCGTGCTGACGCTGCCGTTTGCCAGCGGAGTTTTTGACGTCGTCCCGCTCCACACAATGCCTTGGATCGTCGTCGCCATATTGTCGCTGCTGCCGGCGACCGTGATCGAATTGACGAAGATCGCGTGGCATTTGATGGGAATCAACGAGAACACGCAAACCGGGAAAGAAAAACTGATCCCAAATGGCAATCAATAG
- a CDS encoding TIGR00341 family protein encodes MALRLIESIIPAASLSALEDLPENGKVVDRWDEMLNDEKALVRILVDAGDVESLMDKLVERFANVDGFRVMLIPVEATLPRPVEPEANEDEVEEEKSAERINREEIYNQVSAGANITRVFIAQAIIATLVAAVGLIRGDTAILIGAMVIAPLLGPNMALCLATTLGDWKLVGKSLKANIVGLAIAFLSAAFIGILFPVSVTQEAIAARTQVSGGDIILALASGCAGVLAFTSGAPSALIGVMVAVALLPPFAVFGMLLVSGDYKAASGALMLVSANVICVNLAGTLTFLAQGLRPHSWWEANRAKRAVRIAIAIWAILLFALAALIYLEFGYSLEHATTP; translated from the coding sequence GTGGCCCTTCGCCTGATTGAATCGATCATCCCGGCCGCTTCGCTGTCGGCGCTGGAAGACTTGCCCGAAAACGGAAAAGTCGTTGATCGTTGGGATGAAATGCTCAACGACGAAAAGGCACTTGTTCGGATCCTTGTTGATGCTGGTGATGTCGAATCGTTAATGGACAAACTGGTGGAGCGATTTGCCAACGTCGACGGATTTCGCGTCATGTTAATCCCGGTGGAAGCAACTTTGCCGCGACCGGTCGAGCCAGAAGCGAACGAAGACGAGGTTGAAGAAGAAAAGTCTGCTGAGCGAATTAATCGCGAAGAGATTTATAACCAGGTTTCCGCAGGCGCAAACATCACCCGAGTGTTTATTGCTCAAGCGATAATCGCCACTCTCGTCGCCGCTGTGGGACTAATCCGCGGTGACACTGCGATTTTGATCGGAGCGATGGTGATCGCCCCATTGTTGGGCCCCAACATGGCGCTCTGTTTGGCAACGACGCTGGGTGATTGGAAACTGGTTGGGAAATCGTTAAAAGCAAACATTGTCGGTCTGGCGATTGCTTTTCTGTCTGCAGCGTTCATCGGAATTCTGTTCCCCGTCAGCGTCACCCAGGAGGCGATCGCGGCGCGGACACAAGTTTCCGGTGGAGACATCATCTTGGCGTTGGCGTCAGGATGTGCGGGAGTGCTGGCCTTCACCAGCGGAGCACCGTCGGCGTTGATCGGCGTCATGGTGGCGGTCGCCCTGCTTCCGCCGTTCGCTGTTTTTGGAATGCTGCTGGTGTCTGGCGACTACAAAGCGGCCTCGGGCGCGTTGATGCTTGTTTCCGCCAACGTCATTTGCGTCAACCTTGCAGGCACGCTCACGTTTCTGGCTCAGGGGCTTCGTCCTCACTCGTGGTGGGAAGCCAATCGGGCCAAACGTGCGGTTCGAATCGCAATCGCAATCTGGGCAATCTTGCTGTTCGCGCTCGCGGCGCTGATTTATCTGGAATTTGGTTATTCGTTGGAACATGCAACAACGCCTTAG